Part of the Cinclus cinclus chromosome 10, bCinCin1.1, whole genome shotgun sequence genome is shown below.
ACAGAAAAATCTCAGCCAAAAGGCAAAAATTCAGATTAAGGGCACTTCTGTTACATTTAGGAAAATGATCAAACATTAAACATGTGCAAAAGGAAAAGACTTTATTTAACACCATATATGATTCAGAAATTTCAAGCACTGAAgaccagaaaaacaaactattttgcttttccaaataCACCTATATTCAGCATGGAAGCCATTGATTTTTCAGATACGTACACCAGAACTGTGTTTTAGCATCTAGTTACTGCTGATTGCCTTTTCAGCTGCCAATCCTTGTTTGGGTTTCGAGTAATCCCAAGGTCTCCTGTTCTCTGTGTATCCGTAGAGCTTCCGCAGTGCCACGCGCGCAGCCTCCTCCTCTGCAGCCAGCAGTGTTTCACCAGGGCCTTCAGCTAAAATCTTCTTATcacttgtggaaaaaaaacaaagttacaACCATTTCCATCATGAAACCCTGAGCACTGCCGTGTACTGCTGTGTGAATAAAACACACTGGTTTTTCTCCAGTGAGTGTGAACAGTGATTTCTTTTTACACAATGGAAACATTTCTGTTGGTCTTTCCTGTGAAGGTAAGGAACTGTATATTCAGTAATGGAAACTCAGATCAGAAATATGTCCATTTCCTGGAAGAACATCACTCTGTTCATTTAGGTTCCTAATACAGCACTGATTCTTTACAGCAATCCATTTGTTAGCCCTAATAGAAATATGCAAATTCATTACTCTGGTCAGCTTAAACAGGAACTGAAGtgcttttgtcttttctccTCCCCTGGTAAAGAAGCATTTCAAACTGCTTCAAAAGGACTGACAGAAAAGATCTCTCTGTTACGAATTATGTGCTTATGTCTGACTAACAAACACCTATGGGCACTAAATAGGAGCAGTTCATGAATGGACACCAGGGATTCCAGAAGAGAAACAATCAcagttcctttcttttttataagATACATCATAGAAGATACAGAGACCAATGCAAGGTAAAGCAAAACAACTAAGGCAGCCTTCCCATGTGTGTTCATCTGCAGCTCCTttaggaaagcagcagtgatgTGGATTCTGTCCTGCCCCACAGGAGCAATGTCATTCCTGGGCACAGGACTGAGACAAGCACTGACCACACCCAACAAATGCACCAGGGACAACTGGCACTTCCTAAAATGTGCATGGACACAGAGACTCTTATGGCCCGGTTTACAGTGCTGCAGATTTTAAACCTTCTCTGGTACTTAAAACAAGTCTCTCTTCCATCCCACCTCCCTTGATGCCCATGCTTGCCTAAGCCCTGGATACAGCTGTGGTCCCTCCAAAGCCATGCAGTTATGCTATTCCCAAAGTTCCTGTGTCAGGTCACTCAGAACACACTCAGGCTCTTTGGTGCACCCCATTTAGCCTTTGGAGCCCTTAATCAGAGACTGCTTATATATCACCACAGCAAGCTATGGCCAATGCTTAAATGGCTCATTTTATATGGAAGTTACTATCAGGTTTCTTTTCTGGAACAACTTGACCAAAAAGCacaaacagaaaagtaaaagaccaccttccttccttcccactcCTCCAATTAAACCCATGTAACTTTAAATTAACATTGTACTAACCAGTACAACCCAACAAAGTAGAGTGGCAGAACCGTGTTGACTCCCAGCTGCCTGGTAATTCTTGGTTCTGGAGCAGAGATATTCCTCTTGGTCAGTTCTTCCAGTAGTAAGCCCATAGGATTTACAACTTCCCAGATCTCAAACAGGTCTTTCCCAATCAGCTGGGGAATAAAAAAGTCCTAAACAAGAATATTTAGAAGTTACAATTAATGGCTTGAGACTGTGGTGTTCCTAATGAAAATACAGTATGAAGAGATAATAACTGACGATGAATTGCTGAAATGAATGATAGAGCTGCCTCAGTGCCCCATCCCAGTGTTCCGAGTCTCTACGGTTTAGCCACTGACAGACTTGTGCCCGGGACAAACTCAGCCCCAGACCCAGAGAAGGGCCAGCTCCAGCCTGAGGGACGAGCTGTGACAACGCAAGGGAATGTGCAAACCCAGGGGTCATTCACCTGTATGGATCACTCTCCTGTCTGTAAACAGCTCCTTGCTCTTACAGACACCTCTCATTGGTCTTGTATCAGGAAGAACATTTTAACAAACACTTCCCCATTGCAAAACTAAAAAATTAGTCAAAAGGGTTACTGAAACAACAATAGCTGCTAAAACTACTTTGTCACACTGAATTTCAATCACACATTTTTGAATGAAATATCTTCAGGGGCTTGCACTCCTACATGCAAAACCTATGAACTCATCCCTGTTTATATAAAAcagagtttttttaaaaattgtagtTATAGGAAATCTCACACGGACTAAGTTCATTAATCTGACAGTACAGTGCATGGAATATAATGCTTTCCCTTAGCAACTTTCAGCAAATATTAATATCACCATCATAAACCAGAAGTGTATGATTTTATGTACTTGATCAGCcttcttaatgaaaaaaaaaaaaacaccaaaatccccagcccccaaaaccCCAGCTGACCCCACCAACAGATCTCAGTGTTAAATTGTCTTGTTACAGGTAGGTTGTCAAACTTCTTGTACAGGTGTTGTCAAACTTCTGCCAGCCTCCCTGGATCTCTCCCCATCCAGGTACAAAACAGCATTTAATGAACCTACCCTGACAAAGATCCCGGTTCTCTCAGGCCcgctgctttccagcagggcTCCTATCACGGCGAGGAACGTCTTCTGCAGCACGTCTGGTGGGGCAGGAAAATCCCTGCAAAGCGCCAGGTCCTGTATGGACAGGTTTTGAGCCACATATGAGACAAGTTCCTGACTGGTAAGAAAATTAACCAGTGCTTCTATGCCCTTTGCAGGTAACTCTGGGTAGGCGCCTTCAAAGCACTGCGCCAGGTAAGCGCGGGCGAAGCTCAGCCCTCGCTCCGCAAGACCGGTATTGTCCTGGAGCTGAAGAGCGACCGCGTCCTtgtccagccccagctgccGGCGCCTCGCCTCCTCGCTTTCGATGTAGCAGGGGTTAACAAATGCAGTCTTTAGAAGGTCCAAGGCGAAGTCTTCCTGTACCCGGTGGCTGAAGGCCTGGATCTCCGCGTGGTAATCCCAGTTGGGCTTCTCGGACCTGCGGGCGCGGAAAGGTAACCAGCTCAGGAACAGAACGCGCTACCCGCCCCGCGCCTTTGGAAGGGGCACGAGAAATGGAGCTTGAATACCAAACCCAGCATCTAAATCCCTGGGGTCAGACACTGTCGGTTCCGCATCCCCGTCTGCCTGCCCCATTCAACCCGGGCTATGCCAGCCTGTGGAGCTCAACCCATTCTGCTCCGAAGCATTACCAGACAGAGCCTAACCATTctgattttccccttttctgggACCGTCGCACCCCTTCCCGCCGCTCACCGCCGCTGCGGAGGCGCCTGCAGCCGCTGCAGCTCCAGGTACGCCCGGAGCCACCGCTTCTTTTCGGGGGCCGGCGCGGTGCCGAACCCGCTACCGAGCCCCgtgccccgcccggccccggccagCAGCGGCCGCGCCGCCCGAAGGAGCAACCGCGCGGCCATGGCGGTGCGGGCAGGGGCGGCTCCGCCCCGCGGCTTCCGGGCGGAAGCGCTCCCGGCCGGGGCGGCGCAACCGGGCCCGGGCTCTGCGGCCGCCGCCGGGCACCCCCGGCCCCGGGGACACGGGCaagggcaggggatgggcaGCTGCAGCGCCGGGGCTCCGGCTTGAGCCCCCGGGGCGTTTCGGGTGAGACCCTCCGGCCGCGGCAGCCCCGCGGTGTGACCGGGCAGCTCGCAGCAGGCCCCGGGACAGCGGCGCTCGCCGAACGTGCCCCCATGGGCGGCCCCTCGGGTGGCGGCGTTTTAAAGTCTTTGAGTTCCGTTCCCAAGTGCAAGACAAAGTCCGGCATTGTGCACTTAAAAGAAGCTTTATTTTTGATTATCGCCTATACAGTTACATCTCTCAGCCCTCATTTGCACCATCAGAGTTCATACAGTACACCTTCAGTGCAAAGGTCATGGTATAAAACtcatgaaaatgcagaaaatgtgCAAAGCAggcctggccctttttatcgTCTTTGCTAAAAGACAAAGGCACGCGCTTCAACATTCGCGGTAAGAAAACATGCACAGCAAACGCCCCGATGCAGTCACAGAACACAGTAACCAAAGCTCAGAAAGAACACAGCCACATCTGCCACAGCCCCGTGGGAGAAGCCaagggagcaggaacagcagcctgtacagcagtgcagcagccgCCCGCTGACCCCCCTCTGACTCCACAGCGCAAGAAATGGATGAGAGCCGCATTCCTGCAGCACTTGTACCAAAATCCTCAGGCGTTCTCATGCTGCTGCTCCCGGGATGCCCTGTCCTCGCCAGGGCACTGCGGCACTGCCCATGCCCCGTGTgcagccccggcaccgccctGGGTCCCCAgtgcagggacagccctggcactggACCGGGGCCTCTGTGCTACTGGGGGAGCGAGGACAGCACTGAAACAGCCCCCGGCTCCTTCTGCAGCGCTGTGCTTCACCATCTCTTCCTCCCACGGTGCCCCTCTACAGCCCGAAAAGGGTGCAGCACGGGGCTCTGGGTCCCGCCGTGCTCAGGAAGGTTCCCTGTGAAGCAGCGCTgtggtgtcactgtcacagccGCGCCGGGGACATGAAACCAGGAGCCTGCAGGGAGCTCGCCCAGCACCCCCGCGACAATATCGATCAAACAAGGTGGAGCACGAGGCTGAGCATGGGATGTTTAAACTGACCCCGGGATCAGACCCACCCCAGGCCGGTCCCCATCCCCGCCACACAGCCTGACACCAGCACCACAACCTGCTACGATGGCAGCCTGCACTGGACTGGCACCTGTCCACCTGCTGCTTCGGAGATGTTCAGGCTACTGCAAATACTTCAAAGACTAATAGTTTACATAAAGCCTCACGTGAATTatcttaaaattatattaaacaatggtttggggttgggattttgttttgagTTTTATTAAAGATACTACACCAAAATCTTGTACTCCATAATATTTTGATCACTCACAGACTAACTtgctaaaaatgtaatttatagaaaaacatctgcaaaattaacctaaaaaaaatacatattacaCACCTCTGGACAATCTGCATGTTAGCAAAGAATTCCTTTTATTATTGTACCTGAACATGTACTTAAACAAGGAACGTACTCATGAAACAGGACACACTCCTTGGTTATGGCACACCTCAGAACTACCTCGACTAAAGGAAAACTAGTGCAATTGTTTAATTGCATCTAACAACAGAACAATAAAAAtgactttttattcctttgttttttgtttgctttttttccccaaacccaTTCCATCTGCTTCACAACAAAACCCCCAGTGGTTAGTCCTGGAGACCACTCACACTGCATGAAGGAGACTCTCCATGGGCTGGTCCATGTTTACACAGAAGCATGCAAAGGAGGATACTGCAGCATTTGCAATGCAAATCTATTCAATGTTATAACTGAACAAGGTGTCCCTTTAACACTGCTATTCTAGAGCCTTTATCTGTGGTGGAAGTTTCCAGTGtattcattaaaaaacagcATACAATCAGAAACAGAAACGAGGAGTTTTGCAAATTGTTTGTGTTTTCAACTAGTAAATCTTTCTGAGAGCTGTGTCTAGCGCCGAAACCAAAGCCAGCTATTGAGTAGCCAGAAAGCTACAGTAATGGAATACATGATCATTTCCCTCTTAGCACGCTCTTTGTTCTCTTCTTCCAGGAGCTGGAGACGGCGATTAAGTTTGATTAtctaaaaacaaataaaggcttttaatatttcattaaaagttGTCACACTTTCTAGAAGCTTCCAAATAACCATGTAAAATTAGTATCTCAAACAAACAGATGTTAAACAGTTGATAATTTGACTTTATGTCTTCAATCAGTAGTGATCAGATCGTGCAGTCCCTATTATTTAGGAACAGAAACAGAGTCAGATTCTCCAGACTCCCAGAATAATACATGATATGTGAGAGCAGTCCAGCAGGGGAATAGAGAGGAGTCTTTGCTTGCCTGTTGTGGGTACCTTTGTAGTCACAGAGAAAACCTCCTCCCCCATTTTACCTCTACAGCTTTGTCCTAACGTTGTCAACTACTGTGTTTTACATACCTGTCTTCTTAAGGAGGCAGCATCTACCACTGTCATGTCATCTGGCGTCCCCTCGAGCGTCGTATCGAAATTGGAGAGACCGTATCTATCAAATGAAGGAGAGGGCTCAGCTGTCTCAGCCATGCAGATCAGCAAGCACCAGATTTTATCAACATTCTAGTAGATTATATTTTGGTGGTGATGGAGacaagaattttttattttttttttgcaggtgtTACAGAGTTGCATTTCAATAGGTTCCTAACTGCATAAAGCACAAACACATATGAAGTGGGTAAGTGCTTGACTAAATTCGGGTTGATTGCTCTCCACACTTAAAATTCTCCACACAGACAAACTTCCTGCTGACACACAGTTCCCCAAAATACTGTTTCCAGTTTACTGATCCATGAAACCTGAACATTGTCTGACCTAAAGTGCCAAAGTTGCAAGAGACCTGCCAAGAGTAGAAATAACAAGACTTGTGAAGTGTCTTATGCTCAGTACCTACTTCAACATCCCAAGAGGATGCTTACTGAGATTATGAACCTCAGTCACAATAATCTCTATTTTAGAcagaaaatctggaaaacaaagCCCAGTGCAGAGTCACTCACTGTTTGCTGAACTTTGTGCGCATTAGAAAGTTTGTTCCCAGGGCAGTCTCAGTTTTCTGAATGCAGCAAGTCAGAAAAAGCATTATTCCAACTCCAGGACAAGTTGAATAAATACAGAGCATTTATTATCAGTTCGGAAGTGGAAGAGAGTCTACATAGGTTTGTATTTTGATCATCCAAGTGCTAGCTCTTAACCAGATTAATTTCCAACTACTAACACGTAAAGCAGTTCCTGATCCTCCACCTACTCCTGAGCTTCTCACTTTCtgtcttaaaaaagaaagaagtttcCAGTATCAGCTCCCCTTGACTTCCTTTCTCATGGGGTCCCATGAACAACTGCTGCAAACAAATGGAGCCAAATAATGTCAAGGCTACTGAATTCCCAACAAATACACCTAAAAGAATGTTAAGCATTTAATGACAGTTATCATCAACTTGAACTTACAAGAATATGAGTAGAATTCCTGGAGCTTGCAGAATGTGCAGAAACTTAAGTGAAGACAACACGTTTGCACTGCAGGCTCTTCCATCACTTTCCTGAAACTTCTGTAGAATGCCCATAACTCAAGCAGCCTCTCTTCTCCAACGAATTGTGTTTCCAGGTATCACTGCCTATCAATACTTTGTTTCTAAGTAAGAACTGCTACAGCACAGCTGTCCCTCACCCTCtcctgggaaaggcagggaggGTCAGCATTTCAGTGAGATGCACAGgcctccctcccagctcacatATAACAGTGTATCACTGCTGCTCCACAActtccaaaccattccaagTACTAAATCAAGAAGgtatcagcaaaaaaaaaaccccttgagGTATCTCTTGGATCATTTCGGTAACTGAATTCCTGAGTTAGAGAAGAATCATCTGTTTGAGTCCAGGTTATATTTAAACACAAATCTAACCCCCATTTCCATGAAAGCACTGAAGTCTAAATggcaaatgggaaaaatggaTGTGAAAGgactattttttccccatcatcCCGAGCATGGGATTATGTGTCAATCTTGTGCCCAGGTTCACTGAAATGATGTCAATCCGCCGAGACAACAGCAGTGAAAAGGCCTCCAGCTGCAACCAACAAACAAGCGCAGGCTGACAGCACCTCCAGATTAAGTGAGGTAAGGCCAAGTTTTTCTAGCAAGCTTCCTATTAAATAGCAAATACTTGAGCTATGCAACTCATGCAATATAAGAGCCTTCCCTCAGGCATTAATCTGAGCCAGTGTTCTGCAGCACATTGCGTCTACCAGACAACTGAGATCTGGGCAAGCGTCTTggatggggaaggaaaaaaggtctGAAACGTCTCAAGAGTTGAGAGGCAGCACAAAAATGAgcattgtgttttaaaataacatcGCTGTAAAGAGGGAAATagaaatctgaatttcagaATTAGTGGATCATGACTAACAAAAAAATGCTCTTTACCTGGTGTTGTCATGATGAGGGTTAGAGGAAGTGGTAGCAGCTGAACCACCACGTAACATTGGCCTGCAGCAGGATTTGGTAGATTGAAAGCACAAGACAGAAACAGGAAATGACAAACAAAGAGATAAGAGGTAAAACACAAAGAACAAAGGAACATCAAACTATTTCCAGATATAATCTGTTTCAATATAACctctataatttattttgttgtaaATTGCACTTTTATATTTCTCTAATTCAAATTTAATCAACACTGAATGTTTTTGCAGCTAAGACACATAAGCAAGTTTTTTGATGAAGCAGCTTCATTTACAGAAGAGAAACTATTGGAATAGAAGCTAAGGTGAATATTATCAGCCTTATAAACATGGGAAActtcaggtttaaaaaaaaaaaattacccccAAATCTAAAACCTCACCCAACAATAATAGGAAATCAATCAATGTACTACACATACTTATAAAAGCCCTTCTAATcatcctctgctccctgcagggaaAGGGGAGATTTGCCTTTCCTGTATTCATCTATGCTAGATGTAATTCAGAAAACTTGGGCTGGCAGCCTAAGGGTCATGTATAGTCTGAAGAGAGGTAGATCTCTCCAGGGAGAAGTGACTACAGGCTTCAAGCAGATGTCTTGAAAATCCTTGCAATTGttgctctttttcccttttctttctgggaagggaagaagaaaaggtagAGCTATTTTAACTTCTGCAACTTTCTAATAGACATAAAGTTTTCAATGAGAAGTTCCTTTATTGCAGTTCAcatgtgagcagcagcagtacCCTCTGACAAGCTGACGCTACGTGTTTCCAGTGCCTCTGGTAATGAGGCATTAGGGTTCCACATCACAGGTGTGCAACAAATTCTGCAGGAGCCCAAGATCTCTTTTCAATCTCTCTCATTTTCTCAAAGCCAACTGGAGATGCTTGCACCATGCATTTAACCCACGTATACTGCAGGCTATAAAGCTGAAGACAAAGAGAATCTAGGTATGAA
Proteins encoded:
- the MRPL44 gene encoding large ribosomal subunit protein mL44, which encodes MAARLLLRAARPLLAGAGRGTGLGSGFGTAPAPEKKRWLRAYLELQRLQAPPQRRSEKPNWDYHAEIQAFSHRVQEDFALDLLKTAFVNPCYIESEEARRRQLGLDKDAVALQLQDNTGLAERGLSFARAYLAQCFEGAYPELPAKGIEALVNFLTSQELVSYVAQNLSIQDLALCRDFPAPPDVLQKTFLAVIGALLESSGPERTGIFVRDFFIPQLIGKDLFEIWEVVNPMGLLLEELTKRNISAPEPRITRQLGVNTVLPLYFVGLYCDKKILAEGPGETLLAAEEEAARVALRKLYGYTENRRPWDYSKPKQGLAAEKAISSN